One genomic region from Esox lucius isolate fEsoLuc1 chromosome 24, fEsoLuc1.pri, whole genome shotgun sequence encodes:
- the LOC106023697 gene encoding putative ferric-chelate reductase 1 yields MDNRSRVVYTVVMVMACMGMGAEAQNSTLASNTASSVNISSTNCGTTQFCAAQPAGCNPSVSGSCFFVSTSLISGQNLSFQLQGQSSDYVAVGLSRTIKTGQNDYIYVCANINNTVNFLSILYNNGVLTLTDTLSSNLVTGSVSGQTIQCIFSALVPNATSTMSSSTSFFISIYAGTLTNGVPDSPKAVFISTAAVDLSNPNATATNSLNSNNSTTTTTGRAFGLQPTLSQALLILLGGLVFIML; encoded by the exons ATGGACAATAGGAGCAGAGTTGTGTACACAGTCGTCATGGTAATGGCGTGCATGGGGATGGGAGCTGAGGCACAGAACTCCACACTAGCATCGAATACAGCATCCTCA GTAAACATCTCATCGACAAATTGTGGAACCACACAGTTCTGTGCTGCTCAGCCAGCAGGCTGTAACCCATCTGTGTCTGGATCCTGTTTCTTCGTCTCAACCAGTTTAATCTCCGGACAGAACCTTTCATTCCAGCTTCAAGGACAATCCAGTGACTACGTCGCTGTAGGGTTGTCCAGAACCATTAAAACG GGACAAAATGACTACATCTATGTGTGTGCTAACATCAACAATACCGTCAATTTCCTTTCCATACTTTACAACAACGGAGTTCTGACTCTGACCGACACG CTGTCTTCTAACCTGGTGACTGGCTCAGTCAGTGGTCAGACCATCCAGTGCATCTTCTCTGCTTTAGTCCCCAATGCTACTTCCACCATGAGCAGCAGTACCTCCTTTTTCATTTCCATCTACGCTGGGACCCTGACTAATG GAGTCCCAGATAGTCCTAAGGCTGTCTTTATAAGCACTGCAGCCGTGGATCTGTCCAACCCCAACGCCACTGCAACCAACAGCCTCAACAGCAACAATtctacaacaaccacaactggcCGTGCTTTTGGTCTACAACCCACCCTGTCTCAAg CTCTGCTGATCCTGCTTGGTGGACTAGTTTTCATCATGCTGTAA